The genomic region TTCAAATATTTCTTTATTGCTATTTAGCAAGTCTAATGCCTTAAAGGTATATTTGACATTTTCCTCCCTGTCGGCAGACTTACCATAGAGAAAATAGTTTTTTTCAAAACGCCTGATCTCAAGTGTTGTATCTACAAATTCAGACACTGTCTCAAGGGAAACTATCTTTTTTTCCATAAACCCGATTTCTACAAAGGCAAATATGGAAATCAAAAAGAGCATAGCCAGAATTACAATGTAGCTGGCCACTATTTTTCTTCTTATACTGGATTTCTTTTTAAATATACCTAACATGATTTAGATTAAACCACATTCGTTGCAAAATGCAACAGGGGCTCTGGAAATGCAACAGGGGTATTTTCCCTGATTTTATTAGGTACTTATATCGGGCATTGCATAATGCAACAACCGATTGCCCCGTATTATCCCATAAATTTCAAAACATTTACAATAATCGTTATATATCAGCCAGTTACACCTTTGGCACGGTTTTTGAAATACATATAATCAGAAGAAACTTAAAGGAGGTAAAAAAATGGTATTAAAAAAGTTTTCAGAGAAGATGGATAAAATGTTTACAGCTATAACATTTGCAGAGGAGGGTGAATTCGATTCGGCAAGAGAGTTTATGGCTGACAACAGGAAGGTGCTGCTTGCCCTCACCGATAGAGGGATTGACAGGAAAACCCTGTTGTACACAATAAATACCTGTAAGAGAATAAATGCCGAACTCGATGTCCTGTACTTAACTAAAACAAAGGAAAAGAGTGCTTTTCTGGACAAATTCTTCTCGGAGCTGGATAGTGAGAGAATCAAACACAAGCTCATGGTAAAAACCGGAAGCCTGAGAAAGGAGATAGTAGCTTACACGGAATCCAACAAGGAAATTCTTTATGTCATCGTGGACTCATCAGATAACTGGGACACGGCAGATGAAGAGAAGGAAAGAGAATTCCCCGATCTGTTTAAAAATCTGAGATGCCCGCTGGTTGTAATAACAGAAAGTGCGGTAAGGACATAGTTTAATGCCAATCGGTTCTTGTGGCTAAAAACGGTAACTGATAAGAGACAAACACTATTTACAGAGGAGAGAGTAAATGTTGAAGTAAAGATTTTTCTGAAAAATAAATTTGATATATAGATGATGGCAGAATGATTTCATAAAAAAGCTGCCATCTCTATATGCGTGAATCTAACAAAATCAATCTGTTAGGTTCATATTTTAAAAGTAGTAGAAAGAATTATGGGTGTCCTTCCATTCGGTTTTTTTGATATAGGGGTAGTTTGTAAAAAAAATATTGAAAAAACTATCAAATTTGTTTATACTAACCAAAAATTAGAATAAAAGTATTTAAAACAGATTTTATCAACTGTTTTTAATACTTTTATATGTTTTTTTAAGCTAATCTTGTTACCGGGGAGATAAAATGCTCAAAAAAACCTAAAAAAATAATTTGAGGAATAATAAGGTTACGTATAATTACAAAATACAAGTAATCCAATAAGGAGGCCAATGTAGATGCCGTTTTTGAAAAAGTTTCTGTTGGTAACAATGGTAGTTGTAGTAGTGCTTAGTGTATGTACCTGTGTATTTGCGTCATCAGGAGTGGATGAACCAGTTAAAAAAGCAGCAGATGTATCCTGGTGGGTGTGGCCGCTTTCCCTGTTTGTATTAACCTTTGTGCTTGGGATTGTAGCGGTGCTTGGAGGTGTAGGGGGCGGAGTGCTTTTTGTACCAATTGTGGGAGGGTTTTTCCCATTTCACCTTGATTTTGTAAGAGGTTCAGGGTTGTTGGTGGCATTAGCCGGGGCATTGGCAGCAGGTCCGGGGCTTTTAAAAAAAGGTATGGCTGATTTACGGCTTGCCCTGCCAGTTGGGCTTATTGCCTCTGCATGTGCTGTAGTGGGTGCGATGATAGGTCTTGCTCTGCCAACTAATGTTGTTCAGATATCTCTCGGTGTAACAATACTTGGCATAGTAATTATTATCATCATGGCTAAGAAGTCTGAATTCCCTGAGGTTAAAGAGGCTGACGCCCTTTCCACAGCTCTGAGAATAACCGGTGTGTATCATGAAGTGTCAACAGGACAGCAGATTAACTGGAAAATCCACAGAACTTTTAAAGGATTTCTTCTGTTTATCGTAATAGGTGTAATGGCTGGCATGTTTGGCCTTGGCGCAGGATGGGCAAATGTGCCGACACTGAATCTCCTTATGGGAGCGCCTCTTAAGGTGGCTGTATCGACAAGCAAATTTCTGCTTTCCATAACCGATACATCGGCTGCCTGGATATACATTAATAACGGCGCCGTGCTGCCTATGATAGTGGTTCCCTCAATTATAGGAATAATGCTCGGCTCTATGGTGGGTGTTAAGATATTGGCAAAGACCAAGCCTTCTGCCGTAAGATATGTTGTTATCACAATGCTTCTTTTTGCAGGTTTAAGGGCATTGTTAAAAGGCCTTAACGTATGGAAATAATTTTTCAAATAAAGGAGAGCTAAGTTATGGGAAAAGAAGTACATGCAACTGAGGAACAACTAAGATATGCTAAAATCCTTGACATAGGAATGAAAGTTGGAATGCTTATGTTGATAGTATCTTTTGCACTTTATTTAACGGGGATATTGCAGCCTCAGGTACCGGTGGATGAACTGCCTAAGCTGTGGGGACTGTCAGTGCATAAGTATCTTGAGGTGAAGGGGTTACACGGCGGATGGTCGTGGCTGCACCTTCTTAACAAGGGTGATTTTCTAAACTTTACAGGTATAGTTTTCCTCGGAGCAGTAACAATTATGTGCTTTCTGGCAATAATCCCCATGTTGTTTAGAAAGAAAGACATTGCTTATGGGATTATTGCCCTGACAGAAGTGACAGTGCTAATTTTGGCGGCATCAGGATTGTTAAAGACAGGAGGTCACTAATATGGGAAACGATAAGTACAGAATGCACCTGATGGGAGATTTAAAATCCATCATTTTGGCTACCGATGGTTCCGATTTTAGTAAAGGCGCAATAACTGAAGGAATTAATTTTGCCTCAGCCTGCATGACCCGGTTGACGCTTTTGAGGGTTTTTGAGTTTAATCCCGAATTTGAAACATCAGGGATGGCATATGTTGATAAAATGGAGGAGGAAGCCGGTAAACATTTTGATGCTATTCGGGATTTGGCTGCCGAACAAAATGTTGAGTGCGATATAGTGGTAAGAAGATCAAATCAGCCCTATGAGGCTATAGTAGATGAGGCAAAAAAGAGAAAAGCCGACATAATAATAATGGGAAAGCACGGCAGAACCGGGCTAACCCTGATGATGATGGGGAGCCAGACGGCTAAAACCATCGCCTACTCTCAGTGCAAGGTACTGGTCGTACCTAAAGCCGCAGAAATAAAAGGTGAGAACATTATGTTTGCCACAGATGGCTCAAAGTTTAGTGAAGCTGCCGAGCTTGAGGCCATCAA from Nitrospirota bacterium harbors:
- a CDS encoding sulfite exporter TauE/SafE family protein, producing MPFLKKFLLVTMVVVVVLSVCTCVFASSGVDEPVKKAADVSWWVWPLSLFVLTFVLGIVAVLGGVGGGVLFVPIVGGFFPFHLDFVRGSGLLVALAGALAAGPGLLKKGMADLRLALPVGLIASACAVVGAMIGLALPTNVVQISLGVTILGIVIIIIMAKKSEFPEVKEADALSTALRITGVYHEVSTGQQINWKIHRTFKGFLLFIVIGVMAGMFGLGAGWANVPTLNLLMGAPLKVAVSTSKFLLSITDTSAAWIYINNGAVLPMIVVPSIIGIMLGSMVGVKILAKTKPSAVRYVVITMLLFAGLRALLKGLNVWK
- a CDS encoding universal stress protein; its protein translation is MGNDKYRMHLMGDLKSIILATDGSDFSKGAITEGINFASACMTRLTLLRVFEFNPEFETSGMAYVDKMEEEAGKHFDAIRDLAAEQNVECDIVVRRSNQPYEAIVDEAKKRKADIIIMGKHGRTGLTLMMMGSQTAKTIAYSQCKVLVVPKAAEIKGENIMFATDGSKFSEAAELEAINMAARCPFVKNFLAVSVATGKDKIAEAENNLLRVKDNCAKRGVAVETLALIGEPYKAIVNASMESGADLVIMGSHGRTGLQRLLMGSVAERVVSLAQCSVLISKIS